From the Phyllostomus discolor isolate MPI-MPIP mPhyDis1 chromosome 7, mPhyDis1.pri.v3, whole genome shotgun sequence genome, one window contains:
- the C7H8orf33 gene encoding UPF0488 protein C8orf33 homolog, whose amino-acid sequence MFAYAHAIHQVFLQCGVSGGRGARPTARPPCTPPTLLAEGRRRGLRALRSFRRRRRMAALGHPARETPATPGPVQSTGSDAASRAHPVGGEGDAASRKQKKKKARNRASASNGGGKALEKPVPEGAPLSKEAQAEQLARELAWCVEQLELGLKMQRPNPKQKEQALGAIRTLRSERTPLPRKRQLMRSLFGDYRAQMGAEWREVLRDLRTAARSAQVQPVGEATRKKSGRVCRPRPARATKATSDTPEEEFRFNFF is encoded by the exons ATGTTTGCCTACGCCCACGCCATCCACCAGGTTTTCCTCCAGTGTGGGGTGTCTGGTGGCAG AGGCGCCCGGCCCACCGCGAGGCCGCCCTGCACCCCGCCCACGCTGCTGGCGGAGGGAAGACGCCGGGGACTCCGGGCGCTGCGTAGCTTCCGGCGTCGGCGGCGCATGGCG GCCCTAGGACATCCTGCCCGGGAGACACCGGCGACTCCAGGCCCAG TGCAGTCCACGGGCAGTGACGCCGCTTCCAGGGCGCATCCCGTAGGCGGCGAAGGCGACGCAGCCTCTAGgaagcaaaagaagaagaaagccaggAATAGGGCCTCTGCGTCTAATGGAGGCGGGAAGGCCTTGGAAAAGCCAGTCCCCGAGGGTGCCCCCCTAAGCAAGGAGGCCCAG GCGGAGCAGCTGGCTCGGGAACTGGCCTGGTGCGTGGAGCAGCTGGAACTGGGCCTCAAGATGCAGAGACCCAACCCAAAACAGA AAGAGCAGGCTCTAGGGGCCATCCGAACCCTGCGCAGTGAAAGAACCCCTCTGCCCCGGAAGAGGCAGCTCATGCGCTCCTTGTTCGGCGACTACCGGGCTCAGATGGGAGCTGAGTGGCGCGAAGTCCTGCGAGATCTCAGGACTG CAGCCCGCTCAGCCCAGGTGCAGCCTGTAGGTGAGGCCACCAGAAAGAAGAGCGGAAGGGTCTGCAGGCCTCGCCCAGCAAGGGCAACCAAGGCCACCTCGGACACTCCTGAGGAAGAGTTTAGGTTCAATTTCTTTtag